In Accipiter gentilis chromosome 38, bAccGen1.1, whole genome shotgun sequence, the following proteins share a genomic window:
- the WNK3 gene encoding serine/threonine-protein kinase WNK3 isoform X1, producing the protein MATDLGDPKAPASPPAPPKRFFRKSVELLEDEERDSPSDGGDPEFRGNLEFRGDLEFRGDLEFRGAAGGREEAEEEAEMKAVATSPGGRFLKFDIELGRGAFKTVFKGFDTDTWVEVAWCELQDRKLTKVEQQRFKEEAEMLKGLQHPNIVRFYDSWESTVKGKKCIVLVTELMTSGTLKTYLKRFKVMKPKVLRSWCRQILKGLHFLHTRTPPIIHRDLKCDNIFITGPTGSVKIGDLGLATLMRTSFAKSVIGTPEFMAPEMYEERYDESVDVYAFGMCMLEMGTSEYPYSECQNAAQIYRKVTSGIKPASFDKVTDLEVKEIIEGCIRQNKAERLSIRDLLNHAFFAEDTGLRVELAEDDGGFDSSLALRLWVEDPKKLKGKHKDNEAIEFSFNLEADVPEEVAYEMVKSGFFHESDSKAVAKSIRDRLTLVRKTREKKQAEGRGLPENEDTEVDQHVRQQLLRQQPPTAAGEGLLENGPISDATSTCCLTGAPEPTPQLLGCYQRGSPGPPQDGASPTCGRPIPLQVPHLDPQVTYGVEGTSTDVTGGATTAVPEPPGIDGELGVGVTQSRGMSSVVVARLQPAPGAPGPVMTSAVPGMQLAPGMSPAPGVPPPTGMPPAPGMPPAPGMPPAPGMTPAPGMPPPTGMPPPTGMPPPPGMPAPPPGMPPAPGMPPQSVPIVQLQPAPGMPPAQGMPPQPVPTMQPQLVPGLSPAPGMPPQLVATMQPQLTPGMPPAPGMPPPAGMPPQPIPTMQPQPTPGMPPTVGVSPAPGMPPTVAMAPTTGMPPAPEMPPTIGMPPTVGMPPLTGLPPAAGVPPTVGMPPLSGMPPAQGMPPAQGMPPTMGMSPAPVMPPTMGMSPAPGMSPAPVMPPPPSGMPPAQAMPPTMGMSPAPVMRPPSGMPPPTSGMPPTQGMPPPPLPTLPAGPQPEDPSLHADPPPSATNPSEPVPFLRVPEATTVPEPSGAKPDRVRQRRASCPRPERVPRFQLTVLQVSSPGDNTVECQLETHDSKMVTFKFDADGDAPEDIACYMVEDNFVLEGEREKFVEELKAIVARARGLLGGPPVDPQAGPPEQAGGGEGAPQSSPVGRWRFCINQTIRNREATGPGGPPPNRRALGTSRSGEVDVGPDVGGPQGPGMVVTGPQEPGGPQGPGTVITGALEQDGPGGPEMIVPKSSDLGVPQGQEMNVPKPHELDPPKGPETIVPKLHELGVPQEQEMTVPEPCDLGVPKGLEMIVTGPQDPGVPEGLGTMVMGAWEQDGPRGLGTIVTGPQELDEPMGPEMIISKPQNLGVPQGPGTTDTSTWEQDGPGQPDMIVPKPQELDDHQGPETIIPGHQDLGVPQGQGTIVTEAWEQDGPWGPETIVPKPQELDIPQGLETVAIGAWEQDATMGPEDPPTERTPGRPTAGGSYFALGFNCPRLKNPVSKKTWGRKIKSWARRLRQPPPTAGGPPQPGEVEEFGDPPRRGNCQLLINPESTDPPETEGDWGDPSSESESGGVGGPPHPPGAPPRPPGSPSSPMSSDGETDPEDEDLRVELRRLREKHIQEVVTLRAQQDKELQELHGRLRALKEARGDPPKFGGPPPGDYGGLPHHCPGGSPRRLRGAKGRGRGRGATMTGPITPPAPPNPPPAPQKKGLFTDDLHRLVDEWVQDTARAQGTSSWVATLRGARMTPPKWGVVPPPQNQPPWGGQPPPTRG; encoded by the exons ATGGCCACCGATTTGGGGGACCCCAAAGCCCCcgcatccccccccgcccccccaaaacgCTTCTTCCGGAAGAGCGTAGAGTTATTGGAGGATGAAGAACGAGACTCACCAAGTGACGGAGGAGACCCAGAATTTCGGGGTAACCTCGAATTTCGGGGTGATCTCGAATTTCGGGGAGACCTCGAATTTCGGGGGGccgctgggggaagggaggaagcgGAAGAAGAAGCGGAGATGAAGGCAGTGGCCACTTCGCCGGGGGGAAGGTTCCTCAAGTTCGACATCGAGTTGGGACGTGGAGCCTTCAAGACAGTCTTCAAGGGTTTCGACACCGATACTTGGGTGGAGGTGGCTTGGTGTGAGCTCCAG GACCGCAAGTTGACCAAGGTGGAGCAACAACGGTTCAAGGAAGAAGCAGAGATGCTGAAGGGGTTGCAGCACCCTAACATCGTCCGCTTCTACGACTCTTGGGAGTCCACAGTCAAGGGCAAGAAGTGCATTGTCCTTGTCACCGAACTGATGACCTCTGGCACCCTCAAGAC GTATCTCAAGAGGTTCAAGGTGATGAAGCCCAAGGTGTTACGGAGCTGGTGCCGGCAGATCTTGAAGGGTCTCCACTTTCTCCACACCCGTACGCCACCCATCATTCACCGGGACCTCAAGTGCGACAACATCTTCATCACTGGCCCCACGGGTTCTGTCAAGATCGGTGATTTGGGTTTGGCCACCCTGATGCGGACCTCCTTCGCCAAGAGCGTCATCG GTACGCCGGAATTTATGGCACCAGAGATGTACGAGGAACGTTATGATGAGTCAGTGGACGTCTACGCCTTCGGGATGTGCATGTTGGAGATGGGCACCTCTGAATATCCCTACTCCGAGTGCCAAAACGCTGCCCAGATCTACCGCAAAGTCACCAGC GGCATCAAGCCGGCCAGCTTTGACAAGGTGACAGACCTGGAGGTGAAGGAGATCATCGAAGGCTGCATCCGGCAGAACAAGGCAGAGAG GCTTTCCATCCGTGACCTGCTGAACCACGCTTTCTTCGCCGAGGACACGGGGTTACGCGTGGAGCTGGCGGAGGACGACGGGGGGTTCGACTCTTCCTTGGCTCTCCGGCTTTGGGTGGAGGACCCCAAGAAGTTGAAGGGGAAGCACAAGGACAATGAGGCCATTGAGTTCAGCTTCAACCTGGAGGCCGATGTCCCCGAGGAGGTGGCCTATGAGATG GTGAAATCTGGCTTCTTCCATGAAAGCGACTCCAAAGCTGTCGCCAAATCCATCCGAGACCGGTTGACATTGGTGAGGAAGACGCGGGAGAAGAAGCAAGCAGAAGGTCGTGGGCTCCCTGAAAATGAGGATACAGAGGTGGACCAACACGTCCGGCAGCAGCTGCTCCGGCAACAGCCTCCCACTGCCG CAGGTGAGGGGCTCTTGGAGAACGGCCCCATCTCAGATGCCACCAGCACCTGTTGTCTCACTGGGGCGCCTGAGCCCACGCCACAGCTCCTTGGGTGCTACCAACGAGGGTCACCAGGACCCCCCCAAGATGGGGCATCCCCTACTTGTGGCCGTCCCATCCCCTTGCAGGTGCCG CACCTTGACCCCCAGGTCACCTACGGGGTGGAGGGCACATCAACAGATGTCACTGGAGGTGCCACCACGGCAGTGCCAGAGCCACCCGGCATtgatggggagctgggggtcGGTGTGACGCAGAGCCGCGGGATGTCATCAGTGGTGGTCGCACGGCTGCAACCAGCTCCTGGGGCGCCGGGTCCGGTGATGACATCAGCAGTGCCCGGCATGCAGCTGGCTCCGGGGATGTCACCAGCTCCAGGGGTGCCACCACCAACTGGAATGCCACCAGCTCCAGGGATGCCACCAGCTCCAGGAATGCCACCAGCTCCGGGGATGACACCAGCTCCAGGAATGCCACCACCAACTGGGATGCCACCACCAACTGGGATGCCACCACCTCCAGGGATGCCAGCACCACCTCCAGGGATGCCACCAGCTCCAGGGATGCCACCTCAATCGGTCCCCATCgtgcagctgcagccagctccaGGGATGCCACCAGCCCAAGGGATGCCACCACAGCCAGTCCCCACCATGCAGCCACAGCTGGTGCCAGGGTTGTCACCGGCTCCAGGGATGCCACCACAACTGGTGGCCACCATGCAGCCGCAGCTGACTCCAGGGATGCCACCAGCTCCAGGGATGCCACCACCAGCTGGGATGCCACCACAGCCAATCCCCACCATGCAGCCACAGCCAACCCCAGGGATGCCACCAACAGTGGGAGTGTCACCTGCTCCAGGGATGCCACCAACCGTGGCGATGGCCCCAACCACAGGGATGCCACCAGCTCCAGAGATGCCACCAACCATTGGGATGCCACCAACTGTGGGGATGCCACCGCTAACTGGCTTGCCACCAGCTGCAGGGGTGCCACCAACCGTGGGGATGCCACCACTGTCTGGCATGCCACCAGCCCAAGGGATGCCACCAGCCCAAGGGATGCCACCAACCATGGGGATGTCACCGGCTCCGGTGATGCCACCAACCATGGGGATGTCACCAGCTCCAGGCATGTCACCAGCTCCAGTAATGCCACCACCACCATCTGGGATGCCACCAGCTCAAGCGATGCCACCAACCATGGGGATGTCACCAGCTCCAGTGATGCGACCACCATCCGGGATGCCACCACCAACATCTGGGATGCCACCAACCCAAGGGATGCCACCACCGCCGCTCCCCACCCTCCCAGCAGGTCCACAACCCGAAGACCCGTCCCTGCACGCCGATCCCCCGCCGTCTGCCACCAACCCTTCGGAGCCAGTGCCCTTCCTCCGCGTCCCTGAGGCCACCACCGTCCCTGAACCTTCCGGTGCCAAACCCGACCGTGTCCGGCAACGCCGAGCCTCCTGCCCTCGCCCAGAGAGGGTTCCTCGCTTCCAACTGACCGTCCTCCAG GTCTCATCCCCTGGGGACAATACAGTGGAGTGTCAGCTGGAGACCCATGACAGCAAGATGGTGACCTTCAAGTTTGATGCCGATGGGGATGCTCCCGAGGACATCGCCTGCTATATG GTTGAGGACAACTTCGTGCTGGAGGGCGAGCGGGAGAAGTTCGTGGAAGAGCTGAAGGCCATCGTGGCGCGGGCGCGAGGGCTCCTTGGTGGCCCCCCCGTGGACCCCCAG GCAGGACCTCCTGAACAAGCAGGTGGTG gagaAGGTGCCCCCCAGTCATCCCCCGTCGGTCGTTGGAGGTTTTGCATCAACCAGACCATCAGGAACCGGGAAGCCACCG GTCCTGGAGGACCCCCACCCAACCGAAGAGCCTTGGGGACATCCCGCAGTGGTGAGGTGGATGTGGGCCCAGATGTTGGTGGCCCTCAAGGGCCAGGGATGGTTGTCACCGGACCCCAAGAACCAGGTGGCCCTCAAGGACCAGGGACGGTCATTACTGGAGCGTTAGAGCAGGATGGACCTGGGGGACCAGAGATGATTGTCCCCAAATCCAGTGACCTGGGTGTCCCCCAAGGACAGGAGATGAACGTCCCCAAACCCCACGAGCTGGACCCACCCAAGGGACCAGAGACAATTGTCCCCAAACTCCATGAGCTTGGTGTCCCTCAAGAACAGGAGATGACTGTCCCTGAACCCTGTGACCTTGGTGTCCCCAAAGGACTGGAGATGATCGTCACCGGACCCCAAGACCCAGGTGTCCCTGAAGGACTGGGGACAATGGTCATGGGTGCTTGGGAACAGGATGGACCCAGGGGACTGGGGACAATTGTCACCGGACCTCAAGAGCTGGATGAACCCATGGGACCAGAGATGATCATCTCCAAACCCCAAAATCTTGGTGTCCCCCAAGGACCAGGGACAACTGACACCAGCACTTGGGAGCAGGATGGACCTGGGCAACCAGACATGATTGTCCCCAAACCTCAAGAGCTTGATGACCATCAAGGACCAGAGACCATCATCCCTGGACACCAAGACCTGGGTGTCCCCCAAGGACAGGGGACAATTGTCACCGAAGCTTGGGAGCAGGATGGACCATGGGGACCTGAGACGATTGTCCCCAAACCCCAAGAGCTGGACATCCCCCAAGGACTGGAGACAGTCGCCATCGGAGCTTGGGAGCAGGATGCAACCATGGGACCAGAG GACCCCCCAACGGAGAGGACCCCAGGCCGTCCCACCGCTGGGGGGAGTTATTTTGCCCTGGGGTTTAATTGCCCCCGCCTGAAAAACCCCGTCAGCAAGAAGACCTGGGGGCGCAAGATCAAAAGTTGGGCCCGGCGGCTCCGGCAGCCCCCCCCGACTGcggggggacccccccagccAG GGGAGGTGGAGGAATTTGGGGATCCCCCCCGGCGGGGGAATTGCCAG CTGCTAATAAACCCCGAATCGACCGACCCCCCTGAAACTGAAGGCGATTGGGGGGATCCCAGCTCGGAAAGTGaaagtgggggggtggggggacccccccatcccccaggagcccctccccgcccccccggaTCCCCATCGTCCCCCATGAGCAGCGACGGGGAGACGGACCCTGAAGACGAAGATTTACGGGTGGAGCTGCGAAGGCTGCGGGAAAA gCATATCCAGGAGGTGGTGACGTTACGGGCGCAGCAGGAcaaggagctgcaggagctgcacgGGCGTCTCCGTGCCCTAAAAGAAGCTCGGGGGGACCCCCCAAaatttgggggaccccccccaggggaTTATGGGGGACTCCCTCATCATTGCCCCGGGGGATCCCCTCGACGGCTTCGGGGTgccaagggaagaggaaggggaaggggtgcGACAATGACAG gccccataacccccccagcccccccaaacccccccccagcccctcaaaAAAAGGGGCTTTTCACCGATGACCTGCACCGGCTGGTGGATGAGTGGGTGCAGGATACGGCCCGAGCCCAG gGGACCTCGTCGTGGGTGGCCACCCTCCGCGGCGCCCGGAtgacccccccaaaatggggagtggtaccccccccccaaaaccaacctccatggggggggcagccccctccCACCAGGGGCTGA
- the WNK3 gene encoding serine/threonine-protein kinase WNK3 isoform X3 codes for MATDLGDPKAPASPPAPPKRFFRKSVELLEDEERDSPSDGGDPEFRGNLEFRGDLEFRGDLEFRGAAGGREEAEEEAEMKAVATSPGGRFLKFDIELGRGAFKTVFKGFDTDTWVEVAWCELQDRKLTKVEQQRFKEEAEMLKGLQHPNIVRFYDSWESTVKGKKCIVLVTELMTSGTLKTYLKRFKVMKPKVLRSWCRQILKGLHFLHTRTPPIIHRDLKCDNIFITGPTGSVKIGDLGLATLMRTSFAKSVIGTPEFMAPEMYEERYDESVDVYAFGMCMLEMGTSEYPYSECQNAAQIYRKVTSGIKPASFDKVTDLEVKEIIEGCIRQNKAERLSIRDLLNHAFFAEDTGLRVELAEDDGGFDSSLALRLWVEDPKKLKGKHKDNEAIEFSFNLEADVPEEVAYEMVKSGFFHESDSKAVAKSIRDRLTLVRKTREKKQAEGRGLPENEDTEVDQHVRQQLLRQQPPTAAGEGLLENGPISDATSTCCLTGAPEPTPQLLGCYQRGSPGPPQDGASPTCGRPIPLQVPVTYGVEGTSTDVTGGATTAVPEPPGIDGELGVGVTQSRGMSSVVVARLQPAPGAPGPVMTSAVPGMQLAPGMSPAPGVPPPTGMPPAPGMPPAPGMPPAPGMTPAPGMPPPTGMPPPTGMPPPPGMPAPPPGMPPAPGMPPQSVPIVQLQPAPGMPPAQGMPPQPVPTMQPQLVPGLSPAPGMPPQLVATMQPQLTPGMPPAPGMPPPAGMPPQPIPTMQPQPTPGMPPTVGVSPAPGMPPTVAMAPTTGMPPAPEMPPTIGMPPTVGMPPLTGLPPAAGVPPTVGMPPLSGMPPAQGMPPAQGMPPTMGMSPAPVMPPTMGMSPAPGMSPAPVMPPPPSGMPPAQAMPPTMGMSPAPVMRPPSGMPPPTSGMPPTQGMPPPPLPTLPAGPQPEDPSLHADPPPSATNPSEPVPFLRVPEATTVPEPSGAKPDRVRQRRASCPRPERVPRFQLTVLQVSSPGDNTVECQLETHDSKMVTFKFDADGDAPEDIACYMVEDNFVLEGEREKFVEELKAIVARARGLLGGPPVDPQAGPPEQAGGGEGAPQSSPVGRWRFCINQTIRNREATGPGGPPPNRRALGTSRSGEVDVGPDVGGPQGPGMVVTGPQEPGGPQGPGTVITGALEQDGPGGPEMIVPKSSDLGVPQGQEMNVPKPHELDPPKGPETIVPKLHELGVPQEQEMTVPEPCDLGVPKGLEMIVTGPQDPGVPEGLGTMVMGAWEQDGPRGLGTIVTGPQELDEPMGPEMIISKPQNLGVPQGPGTTDTSTWEQDGPGQPDMIVPKPQELDDHQGPETIIPGHQDLGVPQGQGTIVTEAWEQDGPWGPETIVPKPQELDIPQGLETVAIGAWEQDATMGPEDPPTERTPGRPTAGGSYFALGFNCPRLKNPVSKKTWGRKIKSWARRLRQPPPTAGGPPQPGEVEEFGDPPRRGNCQLLINPESTDPPETEGDWGDPSSESESGGVGGPPHPPGAPPRPPGSPSSPMSSDGETDPEDEDLRVELRRLREKHIQEVVTLRAQQDKELQELHGRLRALKEARGDPPKFGGPPPGDYGGLPHHCPGGSPRRLRGAKGRGRGRGATMTGPITPPAPPNPPPAPQKKGLFTDDLHRLVDEWVQDTARAQGTSSWVATLRGARMTPPKWGVVPPPQNQPPWGGQPPPTRG; via the exons ATGGCCACCGATTTGGGGGACCCCAAAGCCCCcgcatccccccccgcccccccaaaacgCTTCTTCCGGAAGAGCGTAGAGTTATTGGAGGATGAAGAACGAGACTCACCAAGTGACGGAGGAGACCCAGAATTTCGGGGTAACCTCGAATTTCGGGGTGATCTCGAATTTCGGGGAGACCTCGAATTTCGGGGGGccgctgggggaagggaggaagcgGAAGAAGAAGCGGAGATGAAGGCAGTGGCCACTTCGCCGGGGGGAAGGTTCCTCAAGTTCGACATCGAGTTGGGACGTGGAGCCTTCAAGACAGTCTTCAAGGGTTTCGACACCGATACTTGGGTGGAGGTGGCTTGGTGTGAGCTCCAG GACCGCAAGTTGACCAAGGTGGAGCAACAACGGTTCAAGGAAGAAGCAGAGATGCTGAAGGGGTTGCAGCACCCTAACATCGTCCGCTTCTACGACTCTTGGGAGTCCACAGTCAAGGGCAAGAAGTGCATTGTCCTTGTCACCGAACTGATGACCTCTGGCACCCTCAAGAC GTATCTCAAGAGGTTCAAGGTGATGAAGCCCAAGGTGTTACGGAGCTGGTGCCGGCAGATCTTGAAGGGTCTCCACTTTCTCCACACCCGTACGCCACCCATCATTCACCGGGACCTCAAGTGCGACAACATCTTCATCACTGGCCCCACGGGTTCTGTCAAGATCGGTGATTTGGGTTTGGCCACCCTGATGCGGACCTCCTTCGCCAAGAGCGTCATCG GTACGCCGGAATTTATGGCACCAGAGATGTACGAGGAACGTTATGATGAGTCAGTGGACGTCTACGCCTTCGGGATGTGCATGTTGGAGATGGGCACCTCTGAATATCCCTACTCCGAGTGCCAAAACGCTGCCCAGATCTACCGCAAAGTCACCAGC GGCATCAAGCCGGCCAGCTTTGACAAGGTGACAGACCTGGAGGTGAAGGAGATCATCGAAGGCTGCATCCGGCAGAACAAGGCAGAGAG GCTTTCCATCCGTGACCTGCTGAACCACGCTTTCTTCGCCGAGGACACGGGGTTACGCGTGGAGCTGGCGGAGGACGACGGGGGGTTCGACTCTTCCTTGGCTCTCCGGCTTTGGGTGGAGGACCCCAAGAAGTTGAAGGGGAAGCACAAGGACAATGAGGCCATTGAGTTCAGCTTCAACCTGGAGGCCGATGTCCCCGAGGAGGTGGCCTATGAGATG GTGAAATCTGGCTTCTTCCATGAAAGCGACTCCAAAGCTGTCGCCAAATCCATCCGAGACCGGTTGACATTGGTGAGGAAGACGCGGGAGAAGAAGCAAGCAGAAGGTCGTGGGCTCCCTGAAAATGAGGATACAGAGGTGGACCAACACGTCCGGCAGCAGCTGCTCCGGCAACAGCCTCCCACTGCCG CAGGTGAGGGGCTCTTGGAGAACGGCCCCATCTCAGATGCCACCAGCACCTGTTGTCTCACTGGGGCGCCTGAGCCCACGCCACAGCTCCTTGGGTGCTACCAACGAGGGTCACCAGGACCCCCCCAAGATGGGGCATCCCCTACTTGTGGCCGTCCCATCCCCTTGCAGGTGCCG GTCACCTACGGGGTGGAGGGCACATCAACAGATGTCACTGGAGGTGCCACCACGGCAGTGCCAGAGCCACCCGGCATtgatggggagctgggggtcGGTGTGACGCAGAGCCGCGGGATGTCATCAGTGGTGGTCGCACGGCTGCAACCAGCTCCTGGGGCGCCGGGTCCGGTGATGACATCAGCAGTGCCCGGCATGCAGCTGGCTCCGGGGATGTCACCAGCTCCAGGGGTGCCACCACCAACTGGAATGCCACCAGCTCCAGGGATGCCACCAGCTCCAGGAATGCCACCAGCTCCGGGGATGACACCAGCTCCAGGAATGCCACCACCAACTGGGATGCCACCACCAACTGGGATGCCACCACCTCCAGGGATGCCAGCACCACCTCCAGGGATGCCACCAGCTCCAGGGATGCCACCTCAATCGGTCCCCATCgtgcagctgcagccagctccaGGGATGCCACCAGCCCAAGGGATGCCACCACAGCCAGTCCCCACCATGCAGCCACAGCTGGTGCCAGGGTTGTCACCGGCTCCAGGGATGCCACCACAACTGGTGGCCACCATGCAGCCGCAGCTGACTCCAGGGATGCCACCAGCTCCAGGGATGCCACCACCAGCTGGGATGCCACCACAGCCAATCCCCACCATGCAGCCACAGCCAACCCCAGGGATGCCACCAACAGTGGGAGTGTCACCTGCTCCAGGGATGCCACCAACCGTGGCGATGGCCCCAACCACAGGGATGCCACCAGCTCCAGAGATGCCACCAACCATTGGGATGCCACCAACTGTGGGGATGCCACCGCTAACTGGCTTGCCACCAGCTGCAGGGGTGCCACCAACCGTGGGGATGCCACCACTGTCTGGCATGCCACCAGCCCAAGGGATGCCACCAGCCCAAGGGATGCCACCAACCATGGGGATGTCACCGGCTCCGGTGATGCCACCAACCATGGGGATGTCACCAGCTCCAGGCATGTCACCAGCTCCAGTAATGCCACCACCACCATCTGGGATGCCACCAGCTCAAGCGATGCCACCAACCATGGGGATGTCACCAGCTCCAGTGATGCGACCACCATCCGGGATGCCACCACCAACATCTGGGATGCCACCAACCCAAGGGATGCCACCACCGCCGCTCCCCACCCTCCCAGCAGGTCCACAACCCGAAGACCCGTCCCTGCACGCCGATCCCCCGCCGTCTGCCACCAACCCTTCGGAGCCAGTGCCCTTCCTCCGCGTCCCTGAGGCCACCACCGTCCCTGAACCTTCCGGTGCCAAACCCGACCGTGTCCGGCAACGCCGAGCCTCCTGCCCTCGCCCAGAGAGGGTTCCTCGCTTCCAACTGACCGTCCTCCAG GTCTCATCCCCTGGGGACAATACAGTGGAGTGTCAGCTGGAGACCCATGACAGCAAGATGGTGACCTTCAAGTTTGATGCCGATGGGGATGCTCCCGAGGACATCGCCTGCTATATG GTTGAGGACAACTTCGTGCTGGAGGGCGAGCGGGAGAAGTTCGTGGAAGAGCTGAAGGCCATCGTGGCGCGGGCGCGAGGGCTCCTTGGTGGCCCCCCCGTGGACCCCCAG GCAGGACCTCCTGAACAAGCAGGTGGTG gagaAGGTGCCCCCCAGTCATCCCCCGTCGGTCGTTGGAGGTTTTGCATCAACCAGACCATCAGGAACCGGGAAGCCACCG GTCCTGGAGGACCCCCACCCAACCGAAGAGCCTTGGGGACATCCCGCAGTGGTGAGGTGGATGTGGGCCCAGATGTTGGTGGCCCTCAAGGGCCAGGGATGGTTGTCACCGGACCCCAAGAACCAGGTGGCCCTCAAGGACCAGGGACGGTCATTACTGGAGCGTTAGAGCAGGATGGACCTGGGGGACCAGAGATGATTGTCCCCAAATCCAGTGACCTGGGTGTCCCCCAAGGACAGGAGATGAACGTCCCCAAACCCCACGAGCTGGACCCACCCAAGGGACCAGAGACAATTGTCCCCAAACTCCATGAGCTTGGTGTCCCTCAAGAACAGGAGATGACTGTCCCTGAACCCTGTGACCTTGGTGTCCCCAAAGGACTGGAGATGATCGTCACCGGACCCCAAGACCCAGGTGTCCCTGAAGGACTGGGGACAATGGTCATGGGTGCTTGGGAACAGGATGGACCCAGGGGACTGGGGACAATTGTCACCGGACCTCAAGAGCTGGATGAACCCATGGGACCAGAGATGATCATCTCCAAACCCCAAAATCTTGGTGTCCCCCAAGGACCAGGGACAACTGACACCAGCACTTGGGAGCAGGATGGACCTGGGCAACCAGACATGATTGTCCCCAAACCTCAAGAGCTTGATGACCATCAAGGACCAGAGACCATCATCCCTGGACACCAAGACCTGGGTGTCCCCCAAGGACAGGGGACAATTGTCACCGAAGCTTGGGAGCAGGATGGACCATGGGGACCTGAGACGATTGTCCCCAAACCCCAAGAGCTGGACATCCCCCAAGGACTGGAGACAGTCGCCATCGGAGCTTGGGAGCAGGATGCAACCATGGGACCAGAG GACCCCCCAACGGAGAGGACCCCAGGCCGTCCCACCGCTGGGGGGAGTTATTTTGCCCTGGGGTTTAATTGCCCCCGCCTGAAAAACCCCGTCAGCAAGAAGACCTGGGGGCGCAAGATCAAAAGTTGGGCCCGGCGGCTCCGGCAGCCCCCCCCGACTGcggggggacccccccagccAG GGGAGGTGGAGGAATTTGGGGATCCCCCCCGGCGGGGGAATTGCCAG CTGCTAATAAACCCCGAATCGACCGACCCCCCTGAAACTGAAGGCGATTGGGGGGATCCCAGCTCGGAAAGTGaaagtgggggggtggggggacccccccatcccccaggagcccctccccgcccccccggaTCCCCATCGTCCCCCATGAGCAGCGACGGGGAGACGGACCCTGAAGACGAAGATTTACGGGTGGAGCTGCGAAGGCTGCGGGAAAA gCATATCCAGGAGGTGGTGACGTTACGGGCGCAGCAGGAcaaggagctgcaggagctgcacgGGCGTCTCCGTGCCCTAAAAGAAGCTCGGGGGGACCCCCCAAaatttgggggaccccccccaggggaTTATGGGGGACTCCCTCATCATTGCCCCGGGGGATCCCCTCGACGGCTTCGGGGTgccaagggaagaggaaggggaaggggtgcGACAATGACAG gccccataacccccccagcccccccaaacccccccccagcccctcaaaAAAAGGGGCTTTTCACCGATGACCTGCACCGGCTGGTGGATGAGTGGGTGCAGGATACGGCCCGAGCCCAG gGGACCTCGTCGTGGGTGGCCACCCTCCGCGGCGCCCGGAtgacccccccaaaatggggagtggtaccccccccccaaaaccaacctccatggggggggcagccccctccCACCAGGGGCTGA